The following coding sequences lie in one Candidatus Micrarchaeota archaeon genomic window:
- the dcd gene encoding dCTP deaminase has translation MILSDFDLMNYLNSKRLKIEPFSREIVRENGIDFRLADEIAYHRKDLGDDFVMDPSNKEMIERAYDVRKKQETLVIGPREQVLLSTIEHVALPDDLVGVVELRSTWARHGFSMPPTIIDAGFNGNVTLEVINNAPYKIALKPNTRFAHIVFIKASNAVESSYSKGSYSGQMGVRLPKVISE, from the coding sequence ATGATACTTTCAGACTTCGATTTGATGAACTACCTGAACAGCAAGAGGCTGAAGATAGAGCCGTTCTCAAGGGAGATAGTGCGCGAGAACGGGATAGATTTCCGGCTTGCTGACGAGATAGCATACCACAGGAAGGACCTTGGCGACGATTTCGTTATGGATCCGTCAAACAAGGAGATGATAGAAAGGGCGTACGACGTGAGGAAAAAGCAGGAGACGCTCGTGATAGGGCCGCGCGAGCAGGTTCTTCTTTCTACCATAGAGCACGTTGCGCTGCCCGACGATCTTGTCGGCGTCGTTGAGCTGAGGAGCACGTGGGCAAGGCACGGCTTTTCCATGCCCCCGACCATAATAGATGCTGGATTCAACGGCAACGTAACCCTTGAGGTGATAAACAACGCGCCGTACAAGATAGCGCTGAAGCCGAACACCAGGTTCGCGCACATAGTTTTCATAAAGGCGAGCAACGCCGTGGAAAGCAGCTACTCCAAGGGATCCTATTCAGGGCAGATGGGCGTGAGGCTGCCCAAGGTAATAAGCGAGTAG